Within the Ornithinimicrobium humiphilum genome, the region GGGCGGCGCCCTTCTCGCGCAGCGCGGTGAACTCCGGCGCGCCGGCGTCCTGGTCGTCGATGAAGCGCTTGGCGAAGGCACCGTTGCGGATGTCCTCGAGGACGGCCTTCATGTTCTCCTTGACCCGCTCGTCGACGACCCGCGGGCCGGAGACGTAGTCGCCGTACTCCGCGGTGTCGGAGACCGACCAGCGCTGCTTGGCGATGCCGCCCTCGTACATGAGGTCGACGATGAGCTTGAGCTCGTGCAGGCACTCGAAGTAGGCGACCTCGGGCTGGTAGCCCGCCTCGGTGAGGGTCTCGAAGCCGTACTGCACGAGCTGGCTCATGCCGCCGCACAGCACCGCCTGCTCGCCGAACAGGTCGGTCTCGGTCTCCTCGGTGAAGGTCGTCTCGATGCCGCCCGCCCGCAGACCGCCGATCGCGGCGGCGTAGGACAGCGCCAGCGCCTTCGCGCCGCCGGTCGCGTCCTGCTCGACCGCGACGAGCACCGGCACACCGCGCCCGTCGACGTACTCCCGGCGCACCAGGTGGCCCGGGCCCTTCGGGGCCACCATCGCGACGTCCACGTCGGCCGGGGGCTGGATGTAGCCGAAGCGGATGTTGAAGCCGTGGCCGAAGAAGAGGGCCTTGCCCGCGGACAGGTGGGGCTCGACCGACTCGGCGTAGACGTGGCGCTGCACGTGGTCGGGGACGAGCACCATGATCACGTCGGCCTCGGCGCTCGCCTCGGCCGGCGTCACCACCCGCAGGCCCTCCGCCTCGGCCTTGGCCCGGCTGCGGCTGCCCTCGGCGAGGCCGACGCGCACGTCGACGCCCGAGTCGCGCAGGGACAGCGCGTGCGCGTGACCCTGGCTGCCGTAGCCGAGGACGGCGACCTTGCGCCCCTGGATGATCGAGAGGTCGGCGTCGTCGTCGTAGTACATGGTGGCCATCTGCGGTAACTCTCCTGGTGTTCGGTAGGGGTTGTCGGGTCGTGCGGGTGGTGCGGAAGGGTCAGAAGGCGGCGGCGGCCATGGCGCCCACCGGGCGCGGACCGTTGTCGTTGATCTCCCACAGCTGGTCGCGGATCACGTCGGCGTCGGCCAGCTCCTCGATGTGGATGACCTCGACCAGCTTGTCGAGCTGGCTGGTGACCTTGTGCAGCTGCTCGGCGCTGACGTTCACGACGATCGTCATGCGGGAGACCTTGGCGTCCTCGGTCGGGCCGACGACCAGGTGGTCGATGTTGAAGTTGCGGCGGGCGAAGAGGACCGAGACACGGGCCAGGACGCCCGGGTTGTTCTCGACCAGGACGGACAGCGCGTGGCGGTTGGTGGGGCTCTTCGGAGGGTTCATGGTGCTGCCTTTCGGTGCGGTCGGGTCTGCGGAGGTGGGTCGGTATGGCGTGGGGGCCGTGGGCACGGTCGGTGCCGGTGGCGGGTAGTCGGACAGGAGGGTCATTCGTCCTCCCCGAAGTCGGGCTTGAGGTCGCGGGCGTGCTGGATGTCGTCGTTGCTCGTGCCGGCCGGGACCATCGGCCAGACCATCGCGTCCTTGCAGACGCGGAAGTCGACGACGACGGGCCGGTCGTCGACGGCCATCGCCTCCTCGATGGTGCGGTCCACGTCCTCCGGGGAGTCGCAGCGCAGACCGATGCAGCCGTAGGCCGAGGCCAGCGTGACGAAGTCGGGGACCTGCATGGAGGGCAGCTGGGAGGCGCTGAAGCGCTCGGCGTAGAACAGCGTCTGCCACTGCTTGACCATGCCCAGGGCGGCGTTGTTGACGACCGCGACCTTGATCGGGATGCCCTCGACCGCGCAGGTCGCCAGCTCCTGGTTGGTCATCTGGAAGCAGCCGTCGCCGTCGATCGCCCAGACGGTGGTGTCCGGCAGGGCGACCTTGGCGCCCATCGCCGCGGGAACGGCATACCCCATGGTGCCGAGGCCGCCGGAGTTGATCCAGTGGCGTGGGCGCTCGTAGCCGACGTACTGGCTGGCCCACATCTGGTGCTGGCCGACGCCGGAGGCGTAGACGGCGTCCGGGCCGGCGATGGCGCCCAGCCGCTCGATGACGTACTGCGGGGCCAGCGCGCCGCTCGGCGGGGTGTCGTAGCCCAGCGGGTAGCGGCGCTTCCACTCCTGGCAGCGCGCGACCCAGGCGTCGTAGTCGGGCGCGGCGCCGGCGGCGGTCCGCCGGGTCCACTCGGTGACCAGGGCCGCGATCGTGGCCCGCGCGTCACCGACGAGGCCGACGGCGGTCGGGAAGTTCTTGCCGATCTCCGCGGGGTCGATGTCGGCGTGGATGATCGTCGCGCCCGGGGCGAAGGTGTGCTTGGCGCCGGTGACCCGGTCGTCGAAGCGGGCGCCCAGGCTGATGATCAGGTCCGACTTCTGCAGGGTGGCGACGCCGGAGACGCTGCCGTGCATGCCCGGCATGCCCATGTGCTGCGGATGGCTGTCGGGGAAGACGCCGCGGGCCATGAGCGTGGTGACGACCGGGATGCCGGTCAGCTCGGCCAGCGTCCGCAGCTCCTCGGAGGCGCCGGCGTGGATGGTGCCGCCGCCGACGTAGAGGACCGGGCGGCGCGAGGTGAGCATCAGCTCGACCGCGTCGCGGACCTCCTCGGGGGCCGGGGCGGTGGCCTCGCGGTAGCCGGGCATCGGCAGCTGCAGCATGCTCTCGTCGGCCAGCGCCGTCAGCGCGTCCTTGGTGACGTCGACCAGGACCGGACCCGGGCGGCCGCTGCGCGCCAGGTGGAAGGCGGAGGCGACGGTCGCGGCGATCTCGTCGGGCCGGGTGACCAGGAAGGAGTGCTTGGTGACCGGCATCGAGATCGACCGGATGTCCGCCTCCTGGAAGGCGTCGGAGCCGATCGCGGTGCTGGCGACGTTGCCGGTGATGGCGACGATGGGCGTGGAGTCCATGTAGGCGTTGGCCAGCGGCGTGACCAGGTTGGTCGCGCCCGGCCCGCTCGTGGCCAGGCAGACGCCGACCTTGCCGGTCGCCATCGCGTAGCCCTCGGCCGCGTGGCCGGCGCCCTGCTCGTGGCGCACCAGGATGTGGCGGATGCTGGCCCCGTAGAGCGCGTCGTAGAGCGGGAGGACCGCGCCGCCTGGCAGCCCGAAGATGTGCTCCACGCCCACCCGCTCGAGGGTGGCCACGAGGGCCTCCGCGCCGGTGCGGCGCGGGCCCGGGGTGGAGCCTCCGGTGGTGCCTGGGGCCGTCGAGGTCGCTCCGTCGACGATCTGGTCGCTGTGCGTGGCGGTCATCTGCTGGTCCTGGTTCGCGAGGTGGTGCGGGGGGTATGTCGTGGGCCGGGAGGGCGGGTGCCGGGCGGGGCCGGCGGTGCTGAGGCAACAAAAAACCCCTCGGCCCGGAGGGCAAACGAGGGGAGGACGCGTCTCGGCTGGATGTCAGGCCGTGGCGCGTCCCGGGCTAATAAGTACGAGGGCAAGAGTGTGCATGTGGCCAACCTTCTCCCACGGATGCCGCCACGTCAACCCCCTGGCATGAAGATGTGAGGTAGTGCACATCTATCCACTTTTCGATATGTCGTTGACATATCTAGACCCATCACGTCATACTCATCGAAGAACGCGACCGTGATCCTGTGCGGTCGCCCTGGATGCAGGAGGCAGGCATGACCTACCGAGGCAGGGGCGGATTCGACCCCGAGCAGTTCTTCGGGCCCGAGGGCCCGTTCGGCCCCCGCGGTCCTCTCGGACCCGGCGGCATCTTCGGGCCCGCGGGCCCGTTCGGCACCGGCGGCGGCTGGGGCGGTGGCTGGCCCGGCGAGCAGCAGGGCCGTCACGGCCACGGCCCGCGCGGCGGCGGCCGCGGTCGTCCCCGCGCCCGGCGCGGCGACGTCCGCAACGCGGTCCTCAAGCTGCTGCTGGACGAGCCGCTCAACGGCTACCAGCTCATGCAGCGCATCGCCGAGGGCACCGAGGGCGCCTGGCGCCCGAGCTCCGGCGCCATCTACCCCGCGCTGGCCCAGCTGGAGGACGAGGGTCTGGTCCGCCAGACCGAGATCGACGGCCGCAAGGCCTACGAGCTGACCGACGCCGGCCGCCAGGCCGCCGAGGCGGGCCCCGACCTCTCCTGGTCGGCGCAGGCGGGCGCGGAGCCCGAGGACCCGTGGGCGGCCGACCGGTCGCACCGCGGTGGTCGCGGCCCCCGCGGCGCGGCGGGCTTCGGCCCCCGTGGCGGCGGACGCCGCTCCGCCGGCCAGCTCTGGAAGGCCCTGGGCAGCGTCGCGATGGCGACCCAGGCGGTCGGCCAGGCCGGTGACGCCCAGCTCTCCGCCACCGCGGCCGAGCTGCTGGAGAAGACCCGGCGCGAGCTCTACCGCCTGCTCGCCGAGGCCGAGGTCTCGCGCGACGACGACTGGGCCGACGCCACGGACGACGTCGACGAGGTCGCCGAGGGCGAGATCATGGAGGACTGAGACTCCATACCTCCCGGCGCCCCCGTCCCTCCCTCGCGGAAGGGGCGGGGGCGTCCGGGGGTCCCCGCCGGGCGCGACCTGCCCGGCCGTCCGCAATACTGGCCCTTATGGCCGATCACTTTGACGTTGTTGTCCTGGGCGCCGGCCCCGGTGGGTATGTCGCGGCGATCCGCGCGGCCCAGCTGGGCAAGAAGGTCGCCGTCGTCGAGAAGAAGTACTGGGGCGGTGTCTGCCTCAACGTCGGGTGCATCCCGTCCAAGGCGCTGCTGAAGAACGCCGAGCTCGCGCACACGCTGACGCACGAGAAGAAGAAGTACGGCATCGAGGGCGACGCCACGATGTCCTACGGACCGACCCACGCCCGCAGCCGCCAGGTGTCGGCCGGGATCGTCAAGGGCGTCCACTTCCTCATGAAGAAGAACAAGATCACCGAGGTCGACGGCTGGGGCACCCTCACCGGCCCGAAGACGATGGACGTCGCGCTCGACGACGGCAGCACCCGGCAGCTCGAGTTCGACGACCTCATCATCGCCACCGGCTCGGTGACCCGGATGCTCCCGGGCGTCCAGGTGAGCAAGAACGTCGTCACCTACGAGGAGCAGATCCTCGACGACGAGCTCCCCGGCTCGATCATCATCGCCGGCTCCGGCGCCATCGGCGTCGAGTTCGCCTACGTCATGGCCAACTTCGGCGTCGATGTGACGATCGTGGAGTTCATGGACCGCATGGTCCCGGCCGAGGACGCCGACGTCTCCAAGGAGCTCGCCAAGCACTACAAGAAGCTCGGCGTGAAGGTGCTCACCGGCACCAAGGTCGAGTCGGTGGAGGACACCGGCGCGGGCGTCAAGGTGAAGGTGTCGAAGGACGGCAAGGAGGAGACCCTCGAGGCCGACCGCCTTCTCTCGGCCATCGGCTTCGCCCCGCGCGTCGAGGGCTTCGGCCTGGAGAACACCGGGGTCGAGCTGACCGACCGCGGCGCGATCGCGATCGACGACTACATGCGCACCAACGTCGACGGCATCTACGCCATCGGCGACGTCACGGCCAAGCTCATGCTGGCCCACGTGGCCGAGGCCATGGGCATCGTCGCCGCCGAGGTCATCGCCGGCGCCGAGACCATGCCGCTGGACTACCGGATGATCCCGCGCGCGACCTACTGCCACCCGCAGATCGCCTCGATGGGTCTGACCGAGCAGCAGGCCAAGGATGCCGGCCACGAGGTCAAGGTGGCGACCTTCCCGTTCTCCGCCAACGGCAAGGCCCAGGGCCTCGGCGAGGGCGTCGGCTTCGTCAAGGTCGTCGCGGACGCCGAGCACAACGAGATTCTCGGCACGCACATGATCGGCCCGGACGTCACCGAGCTGCTGCCCGCGGTCAACGTGGCGCAGACCTGGGACCTCACCGCCGACGAGGTCTCCCGCGTCGTCTTCGCCCACCCGACCCTGGGCGAGGCGCTCAAGGAGGCCATGCACGGCATCTCGGGCCACATGATCAACTTCTGATCCCTCGCTCCCGCCCCGGCGGGGGTATGTCGCAGCGCCGTCGGGCGGTCCTCGGACCACCAGGCGGCGCTTCGTCGTGAGGCGTCGCGTGCGGCGAACCGGAGGCCCGTGGTGGGGTTGTCCCCCCTCCCGATCGGGGAGGTCGCTGGCTGCCTCGGGGCACCCCTCCCGGGAGAGCCTTGAGACATGCACGAGACGACCAGCACCAGCACCCCCGCGGGCACGCCCCGCGACGACGTCTGGGGCGTCAACCGCCCCCCGGCCCTGCCGCCGACCGCTCCCGGAGCCGGCCCGCAGGACACCTCCGTCCCCACCGGCCCGACCTCCGACGCCTCCGGCCGCCCCGGCCGCGGCACGTGGCTCGACCGCGCCCTCGCCGGCCTGAGCCGCTCGCCGCTGCGACGTGACCGCGCCTCCGGCGTGATCGGTGGCGTCAGCGCCGGCCTGGCCCGCACCCTCGGGGTCTCCCCCGCCGCCGTGCGCGTCGCCGCCGTCCTGCTCGCGATGTTCTTCGGCCTCGGCGTCGGCGCCTACCTCATCGCCTGGGCCCTCCTGCCCGACGAGCAGGGGCGCACCCACGCCGGGCAGGCCCTGCGCGACGGCGACCCCGGCTCGCTCGCGGTCGTCGCCCTGGCCTCGGTGCCCGTGCTCGCGACCGTGGTCGGCGTGCTCGGTGGCAGCTGGCCCCTCGTCCTGACCCTGGCCGTCGTGGCCTACGTGGTGGCGCGGAGGAAGGGACACCTCCCCCACCACACCCACGGCTGACGGGTGCGGGCCGCCCTACCGGCCCCCCGTCCGGCGCCGGTGAGCTCCGGGGACAGAGCTCACCGGCGCCCCGTCCTGTCCTCCGTCTCGCACCTGCCCCCGACACCTGCTCGACACGAATCCCCGCGAGGTCCGTCATGACGTCCACCGCCCTTCCCGTCACGGCTGTGGCTCCCCGGCCCCGCCCGACCGCCCGCACCGGCACCGCGCTGTGGATCTTCCGCGTGGTCTCCCTGGTGCAGGCGACCGGGATGGTGCTGATGCCCTATCTCATCGGCTCCTTCCTCCAGGGCCACTACCCGGCGCTGAAGATGCACGCCACGGTCGGCGGGCTGCTCATGCTGCTGACGATGCTCGAGCTGGCCGCCGCGGCGCTGCTGCGCTGGCCCGGGCGTCTGCCGCTCTGGCCCGCCCTCGCCGTGCTGGGCCTGCTCGTCCTGCTGCCGACCCAGCTGGGTCTGGGCTACCTCCGCGAGGTCGCCCTGCACGTGCCGCTCGGCGTCCTGCTGGTCGCCGGCAGCGTCGCGCTCGCCGGCTGGGCCTGGACGCCCGGTCGGGCCCGGCGCTCCACCCTCCCGGCCAGCCCGGCCCGCCCGGAGGTGCGCGCATGAGGGTCTCGCGCCGCTCCTTCCTCACCCTCGCGGGTGGGGTGGTCTCCGCCGGCGCCGTCGCCACGATCGCCGGCTGCTCCACGCTGCCCGGTGCCCCGCCCCGGACCGGCTCGACCGGGGCCCTGCTGCGCAGCGCGGTGCCGCTGCCGGAGCCCTACTCCGTGCCGCTGCCCCTCGTGCCGGTCGCCCGTCCCGAGGGCGGCGGGGCGACCTACCTGCTGCGGGCCGCGGCGGCCGACCTGGAGATCCTGCCCGGGCGCACCACCCGGGCGCTGACCTACGGCGGCTCCTTCCCCGGCCCGACGATCGCGGTGCGGGTCGGCGAGCAGACCACCGTGCGGCTGACCAACGACCTCGACCGGAGCACGGTGCTCCACCTGCACGGCGGCGTGACCCCGCCGGAGCACGACGGCTGGCCCACCGACCTCGTCGAGCCCGGTCAGACCCGGGACTACGTCTACCCGCTCGAGCAGCGCGCCGCGCCGCTCTGGTACCACGACCACACGCTCGACCACACCGGTCCGAACGTCTACGCCGGTCTCGCCGGCGCCTTCCTGCTGAGCGACCCGGCCGAGGACGACCTCGGCCTGCCGCGTGACGAGCGCGACGTGACGCTGGTCGTCTGCGACCGGGCGTTCGGGCCCGACGCCGAGCTGGCCTACCCCGCCCTCGACCCCGAGGGGCGTCTCGGCGGGGTCGAGGAGCGCTACCACGGCGGCGTGCTGGGCGACTGCGTCCTGGTCAACGGGGCTCCGTGGCCGGTGATGGAGGCCGACGCGGCGCGCTACCGCTTCCGCGTGCTCAACGCCTCCAACGCCCGGCGCTACGAGCTCGCCCTCGACTCCGGCGTCTCGTTCGTCCAGGTCGGCACCGACCTCGGACTGCTCGCGCGGCCCCGACCCCGGGAGACGGTCGTCCTGGCTCCCGGCGAGCGCGCCGACGTGGTCGTCGACCTCTCCGGGGTGGCCGCCGGCACCCGCGTGACGATGACCAACCGACTGGGGTCCGGCCGTGCCCGGGACGTGATGCAGCTCCACGTCGTCCGCCGCGCGGCCGACGACTCGCGCGTGCCCGAGGTGCTGTCCGAGATCGAGCACCTCGACCCCGCCTCGGTCGCGGTCACCCGGGACCTGCACTTCGCCCTGGGCCCGGTCGCGGCGATCGGCGAGGAGCGGGCGGCCGGCAGCGGTTCGCACGCCGGCTCCGGCGGCCACAGCGCCGGTGGGCACGGTGGCGGCCCGGACCACTCCGTCCACCCCGAGATGCGCGCGCGCGGGGTGTGGACGGTGGCCGGCGTCAGCTGGGCCGACGACCGCGACGTCGCGACCCCGGTGCTCGGGACCGTCGAGCGCTGGCGGCTGTCGAGCGACGTGCACCACCCGGTGCACGCCCATCTGCTCCACATGCAGGTCGACACGGGCGACGGCCCCGCCTGGAAGGACACCATCGACCTGGTGCCCGGATCCACGGCCGAGGTGCTGGTCCCGGTGCGCGGCTATCGCGGGCGCTACGTGCTCCACTGCCACAACCTCGAGCACGAGGACATGATGATGATGGTGCCCTTCCGGGTGGTCTGACCTCGGCGCCGTCGCACGGACGCACGGAACGACGGGGGCTGTCCCCCCGTCAGATCCGGGAGCCCACCTGCTGACGCAACCCTCCCCCGTGAGAGAGGCTGGAGACATGAGCGACATCCACCGCACCGACCCCGACGAGCCCCGTCCTCCGATCCCGCCGCAGCCGTCCGCCCCGGACGCGCCCGCCGAGGAGCCCCCGCCGCCCTCGGGTGCCCCCGTCGGTCCGCCCGCCGGCACCTACGGCGCTCCCCCGCAGCAGGACGTCTGGGGCGTGCGTCCGCCGTCCCTGGACAGCCCGGCGACCTACGGCGCCGCGGGCTCCCACGGCAGCACCGGCCCGGGCGGCTCCGCGACGGGCTCCCCGTCGGGCTCGAAGCTCGACAAGGGCTTCTCAGCGCTGCAGAAGTCGCCGCTGCGCCGTGACACCGACGACGGCATCATCGGTGGTGTCGCCGCCGGGGTCGCCAAGCAGCTCAACATCTCCCCGGCCGCGGCCCGCATCGGCACCATCGTGCTGTCGCTCTTCTTCGGCAGCGGCATCGCCGCCTACCTCATCGCCTGGGCACTCCTGCCCGACCAGACGGGCAAGACCCACGTCGAGCAGGGCGTCAAGGGCGGCAACGCGCAGTCGCTGATCATCACCGTGCTCGCCGGGCTGTCCGCCCTGGGCATGCTCGGCACGATCTTCGACGGCCTGGGCTGGCTGGTGCCGATCGCCCTGACCGGCGGCCTCGTCTACTACGTCGTCAACGCCGCTCGGAAGGGCGACGGCACGACGGGCTGAGGCTTCGCGGCGCCGACCCGCACCCGCCGACCTCAGCCCAGGCTCACGCGCAGCTCGTGCAGCCGCAGCATCGTGGCGTCCACCGCACGGATGGCGTCGGTGACCTGCCGCTTGGCCTTGCCGATGCGGTCGGCCACGAACAGGTCGGTGACGACGTTGTCGAACCAGATGTCGAGCCCCCGCGAGAGGCCGTCGACCATCGGGGCGTCGATCCCGGGCAGCTCGACGTCGGCCAGCTCGCGCGAGAACCGCTGCAACGCCACGCTCGCGGTGTCCAGGAGGTCGGCGGCCTTGTCGAGCTCGTCGTGCTTGAGCATCGAGGAGAACATCCCGCCGCCCATCACGTCCCAGGTCGACCAGCCCTCGGCGCTGTCGAGGCGCTTCCTGGCCTCCTGCAGCGCACCGTAGGCCTCGGATCCCGCGGCGAGCGCCTCGTCGAGCTCCCGACGCCAGCGCACGTCCTCCAGGAGGCGGCCCGCCTCGGCCGCGCGCTCGCGCAGCACGACCGCACCGGGCTCCTCGGCCGCCTGCCGGACCTCGACGAGCACCGCCTCGTAGCCCGCGTCGACGTCGCCGAGGGCGGCCCGGGCGGCCTCCAGCCGCTGGGCCTCCTGGACGACGACGTCGCGGTGCCGGCGGGCCCGCTCGTGGGCGAGCTCCGCCGCCTGCGCCTCGGCCTGCTCGGCCGTCAACCGCTCGGTGAGGTCCCCCCGCACCGACGCCCACACCCGGGAGGGCGAGAGCCCCCTCGACTCCAGGCGGCGCACGTCGGTCCGCTCCTTCTCCAGCGCCCGGCCCAGCCGGTCGAGCTCCTGCTCGGCCTCGCGCAGCTGCGGCTGCAGCGCGGCCAGCCGGCTGGTCAGACGCTGGTGCTCGGCACGCGCCGCGGTGGTCTCGTCGAAGCGGCGGGCGAGCACGGCATACCTGTCCTCGTTCATGCCCGTTCCGACGCCGGACCGGACGCGTGCGTTCCGCGGGAACCGGCCGGTCGGCACCGGCGTCAGATGCTCGACACCGCCGTCGACCGCACTCCCCCAGGAGGCCCCGATGCCTCGGACGCCAGCCCTCCTCGCGCTCTGCCTCGGCTCCGCGCTCGCCCTCGCCTCGTGCGCGGAGGCGCCGCCGAGAGATCCGGACCCGGCCCGGACGACCCCCTCCGGCCCCTGGGACGCTGCCGCGGCGAAGGCCGCCGTCACCGTCCTCCCCGTCGGCTACCTCGCCGACTTCGACGACTGCGCCGACCTGCTCACCTACTACCAGGCCAACGCCCTGGAGCTGGTCGGCCCCTACGGCCTCGGGGGCGGCTGGTACGGCGCCGAGGACAGCGCGGGTGGTGATGCCGGCACCGACATGGCCGCCTCCGAGGCCGACGGCGCGAGCCGGCCCGACCACTCCACCACCAACGTGCAGGAGGAGGGCGTCGACGAGCCCGACGTCGTCAAGACCGAC harbors:
- the ilvN gene encoding acetolactate synthase small subunit — translated: MNPPKSPTNRHALSVLVENNPGVLARVSVLFARRNFNIDHLVVGPTEDAKVSRMTIVVNVSAEQLHKVTSQLDKLVEVIHIEELADADVIRDQLWEINDNGPRPVGAMAAAAF
- a CDS encoding PspC domain-containing protein; its protein translation is MHETTSTSTPAGTPRDDVWGVNRPPALPPTAPGAGPQDTSVPTGPTSDASGRPGRGTWLDRALAGLSRSPLRRDRASGVIGGVSAGLARTLGVSPAAVRVAAVLLAMFFGLGVGAYLIAWALLPDEQGRTHAGQALRDGDPGSLAVVALASVPVLATVVGVLGGSWPLVLTLAVVAYVVARRKGHLPHHTHG
- a CDS encoding PadR family transcriptional regulator gives rise to the protein MTYRGRGGFDPEQFFGPEGPFGPRGPLGPGGIFGPAGPFGTGGGWGGGWPGEQQGRHGHGPRGGGRGRPRARRGDVRNAVLKLLLDEPLNGYQLMQRIAEGTEGAWRPSSGAIYPALAQLEDEGLVRQTEIDGRKAYELTDAGRQAAEAGPDLSWSAQAGAEPEDPWAADRSHRGGRGPRGAAGFGPRGGGRRSAGQLWKALGSVAMATQAVGQAGDAQLSATAAELLEKTRRELYRLLAEAEVSRDDDWADATDDVDEVAEGEIMED
- a CDS encoding PspC domain-containing protein, which translates into the protein MSDIHRTDPDEPRPPIPPQPSAPDAPAEEPPPPSGAPVGPPAGTYGAPPQQDVWGVRPPSLDSPATYGAAGSHGSTGPGGSATGSPSGSKLDKGFSALQKSPLRRDTDDGIIGGVAAGVAKQLNISPAAARIGTIVLSLFFGSGIAAYLIAWALLPDQTGKTHVEQGVKGGNAQSLIITVLAGLSALGMLGTIFDGLGWLVPIALTGGLVYYVVNAARKGDGTTG
- a CDS encoding multicopper oxidase family protein, producing MRVSRRSFLTLAGGVVSAGAVATIAGCSTLPGAPPRTGSTGALLRSAVPLPEPYSVPLPLVPVARPEGGGATYLLRAAAADLEILPGRTTRALTYGGSFPGPTIAVRVGEQTTVRLTNDLDRSTVLHLHGGVTPPEHDGWPTDLVEPGQTRDYVYPLEQRAAPLWYHDHTLDHTGPNVYAGLAGAFLLSDPAEDDLGLPRDERDVTLVVCDRAFGPDAELAYPALDPEGRLGGVEERYHGGVLGDCVLVNGAPWPVMEADAARYRFRVLNASNARRYELALDSGVSFVQVGTDLGLLARPRPRETVVLAPGERADVVVDLSGVAAGTRVTMTNRLGSGRARDVMQLHVVRRAADDSRVPEVLSEIEHLDPASVAVTRDLHFALGPVAAIGEERAAGSGSHAGSGGHSAGGHGGGPDHSVHPEMRARGVWTVAGVSWADDRDVATPVLGTVERWRLSSDVHHPVHAHLLHMQVDTGDGPAWKDTIDLVPGSTAEVLVPVRGYRGRYVLHCHNLEHEDMMMMVPFRVV
- the lpdA gene encoding dihydrolipoyl dehydrogenase; its protein translation is MADHFDVVVLGAGPGGYVAAIRAAQLGKKVAVVEKKYWGGVCLNVGCIPSKALLKNAELAHTLTHEKKKYGIEGDATMSYGPTHARSRQVSAGIVKGVHFLMKKNKITEVDGWGTLTGPKTMDVALDDGSTRQLEFDDLIIATGSVTRMLPGVQVSKNVVTYEEQILDDELPGSIIIAGSGAIGVEFAYVMANFGVDVTIVEFMDRMVPAEDADVSKELAKHYKKLGVKVLTGTKVESVEDTGAGVKVKVSKDGKEETLEADRLLSAIGFAPRVEGFGLENTGVELTDRGAIAIDDYMRTNVDGIYAIGDVTAKLMLAHVAEAMGIVAAEVIAGAETMPLDYRMIPRATYCHPQIASMGLTEQQAKDAGHEVKVATFPFSANGKAQGLGEGVGFVKVVADAEHNEILGTHMIGPDVTELLPAVNVAQTWDLTADEVSRVVFAHPTLGEALKEAMHGISGHMINF
- a CDS encoding acetolactate synthase large subunit, yielding MTATHSDQIVDGATSTAPGTTGGSTPGPRRTGAEALVATLERVGVEHIFGLPGGAVLPLYDALYGASIRHILVRHEQGAGHAAEGYAMATGKVGVCLATSGPGATNLVTPLANAYMDSTPIVAITGNVASTAIGSDAFQEADIRSISMPVTKHSFLVTRPDEIAATVASAFHLARSGRPGPVLVDVTKDALTALADESMLQLPMPGYREATAPAPEEVRDAVELMLTSRRPVLYVGGGTIHAGASEELRTLAELTGIPVVTTLMARGVFPDSHPQHMGMPGMHGSVSGVATLQKSDLIISLGARFDDRVTGAKHTFAPGATIIHADIDPAEIGKNFPTAVGLVGDARATIAALVTEWTRRTAAGAAPDYDAWVARCQEWKRRYPLGYDTPPSGALAPQYVIERLGAIAGPDAVYASGVGQHQMWASQYVGYERPRHWINSGGLGTMGYAVPAAMGAKVALPDTTVWAIDGDGCFQMTNQELATCAVEGIPIKVAVVNNAALGMVKQWQTLFYAERFSASQLPSMQVPDFVTLASAYGCIGLRCDSPEDVDRTIEEAMAVDDRPVVVDFRVCKDAMVWPMVPAGTSNDDIQHARDLKPDFGEDE
- the ilvC gene encoding ketol-acid reductoisomerase, with the protein product MATMYYDDDADLSIIQGRKVAVLGYGSQGHAHALSLRDSGVDVRVGLAEGSRSRAKAEAEGLRVVTPAEASAEADVIMVLVPDHVQRHVYAESVEPHLSAGKALFFGHGFNIRFGYIQPPADVDVAMVAPKGPGHLVRREYVDGRGVPVLVAVEQDATGGAKALALSYAAAIGGLRAGGIETTFTEETETDLFGEQAVLCGGMSQLVQYGFETLTEAGYQPEVAYFECLHELKLIVDLMYEGGIAKQRWSVSDTAEYGDYVSGPRVVDERVKENMKAVLEDIRNGAFAKRFIDDQDAGAPEFTALREKGAAHPIEATGKELRGMMAWVKSHDSDYVEGSAARG